A stretch of DNA from Methylobacterium sp. CB376:
CGAGCAGACCCAGGGCGAGTTGCGGGCGATCCAGCGCCGGCTGCGCACGACCTTCGTGGTCGTCACCCACGACCCGCCGGAGGCGATGGTGCTCGCCGACCGGATCGGCGTGATGGATCGCGGCCGCCTCGTCCAGGTCGGGCCGGCCGCGGACCTCTACGAGCGCCCCGCCACCCGCTACGTCGCCGGGCTCCTCGGCGACGTGAACCTGATCGAGGGCCGGCTCGGCCCCGGCGGGCCGGGCCCGCGCCGGCTCGACACGCCGCTCGGCCCGCTCGCCGGCACCGACCATCACGGGGCCGGGCCGGAGGGGGCCGCGGCCGCGCTGGCGCTGCGCCCCGAGCGCGTCGTCCTGCGCCCGGACGGGGAGGGGATCCCCGCCACCCTCACGGACGCGACCTACCTGGGCGAGAAGATCGTCTACCGGGTGCGGCTCGGCGACGGGCGGGAATGGCGGGCCGCGCTGCCGGCGGGGGCACCGGGCTTGGCCCCGGGCCTCGCGGTGCGGCTCGGCTTCGCGCCCGAGGCCGCCGCCCTGGTGCCCGCGTGAGCCGGCCCCCGCGCCGCCCCGATGCCCGCCGCGATGCCCGTCCGGGGCGGCGCCTGCGCGACGCCCTCGCCCGGGCGGCCGTGCCGGCCCTGCCCTTCGCCTGGCTTCTCGCGTTCTTCGGGCTGCCCTTCCTGATCGTCCTCAAGATCAGCCTCTCGGACCCCGCCACCGCGCTGCCGCCCTACACCCCGGTGCTCGACTGGGACGCCGGGGTGGCCGGCTGGTCCGACTTCCTCGCCGCCCTCGACTTCGAGAATTACCGCACCCTCGCGGCCGACCCGCTCTACCTCGACGCGGCGCTGACCTCCCTGTGGATCGCGCTCGCCGCGACGCTCCTCCTCGCCCTCGTCGGCTACCCGATCGCCTACGGCATGGCGCGGGCGCCCCGGCGCCTGCAGCCGCTCCTCGTCGCCCTGATGGTGATCCCGTTCTGGACGAGCTTCCTGATCCGGGTCTACGCCTGGATCGCGATCCTGAAGGCGGACGGCTTCCTCAACCAGGCCCTGCTGGCGCTGGGCCTCGTCGCCCAGCCGCTGACGATCCTGAACACGCCGGCCGCGATCCTGATCGGCATCGTCTACGCCTACCTGCCCTTCATGGTGCTGCCGCTCTACGCGGTGCTGGAGCGCCTCGACCGCGGCCTGATCGAGGCGGCCCGCGACCTCGGGGCGAGCCGGGAAGCGGCCTTCCTGACCGTGACCCTGCCGCTCTCGGCCCCGGGCCTCGCGGCCGGGGCGCTGCTCTGCTTCATCCCGATCATCGGCGAGTTCATCGTCCCGGACCTGCTCGGCGGCGCCGACACGCTGATGCTCGGGCGGGTCCTGTGGAGCGAGTTCTTCTCGAACCGCGACTGGCCCCTCGCCGCGGCGGTGGCCGTGGTGATGCTGCTGATCGTGGCCGGGCCGCTGGTGCTGTTCCGCGAGGCCGAGGCCCGCCAGATGGAGCGACCGTGAGCCGCCCGCACCCCCTCGCCGTGGCCGCGCTCGTGCTGGGCTTCGCCTTCCTGTACGGGCCGATCCTGCTGCTCGTCGCCGCCTCGTTCAACGCCTCCCAGCTCGTCACGGTCTGGGGCGGCTTCTCGACCCGCTGGTACGCGCGCCTCGCCGAGAACGGGCCCCTCGTCGCCGCCACCCTGACCACCCTGAAGGTCGCGCTCGCCTCGGCGAGCCTCGCCACCGTGCTCGGCACGCTGGCGGCCCTCGCCCTCGACCGGCGCGGCGGTTTCCCGGGCCGGGCGCTGTTCTCGGGCCTCCTCGTCGCCCCGATGGTGATGCCGGAGGTCATCATCGGCCTCTCCCTGCTGCTGCTCTTCGTGGCGCTCGGGATCGACCGCGGCCTCCTCACCATCGTGGCGGCGCACGCCACCTTCACGCTCTGCTTCGTCGCCGTGGTGGTGCAGGCGCGGCTGCGCGGGCTCGACCGGACGCTCCTCGAGGCCGCCGCCGATCTCGGCGCCTCCCCGGCCACGGTGTTCCGCACCGTGACCCTGCCGCTGATCCTGCCCGCCGTGGCGGCGGGCTTCCTCCTCGCCTTCACCCTCTCGATGGACGACCTCGTGATCGCGAGCTTCGTCTCGGGGCCGGGCGCCACCACCCTGCCGATGCGGCTCTACAGCCAGGTCCGGCTCGGGGTGACGCCGGAGATCAACGCGATCTCGACCCTGCTGATCGCCACCGTGGCGCTCGGCGTCCTCGTCGCCTCGCTCCTCACCGCCCGCCGCAGCTGATCCGCTATCCGGACGATCACGTCCGTTCAGCGGATGAGAAGCCCGCGCGGCGCGTGAGCGACGCCGACATCCGCATGGCGACGCAATCGGTCGGATCTCGCATGACACCCGATCCCGCGCGATCGAGGCAGCCGGCCTCATTCCTTCAGGTGGGCGACCTGGGTCGCCTTCATGAACATCGCGTCGAGCGCCCTGTCGATGGCCTCGGGCGTGTCCGCCATCTGGAAGTAGCCCGGCGAGGCGCATTGCCTTGCGACGTCCGGCAGGCCCGAGCTGAACCCGTTGACCTTGTTGTTCTCGTC
This window harbors:
- a CDS encoding ABC transporter ATP-binding protein gives rise to the protein MQPDSSAPAPGQLRFEFVTKRFGPIPAVEEVSLDLAAGEFFCLLGPSGCGKSTLLRMLAGFEAPTRGRILLDGQDLTGVPPHRRPVNMMFQSYALFPHLSVADNVAYGLRREGLGRREIAGRVAEMLRLVQLDGFEARRPDRLSGGQRQRVALARALAKRPRVLLLDEPLGALDRTLREQTQGELRAIQRRLRTTFVVVTHDPPEAMVLADRIGVMDRGRLVQVGPAADLYERPATRYVAGLLGDVNLIEGRLGPGGPGPRRLDTPLGPLAGTDHHGAGPEGAAAALALRPERVVLRPDGEGIPATLTDATYLGEKIVYRVRLGDGREWRAALPAGAPGLAPGLAVRLGFAPEAAALVPA
- a CDS encoding ABC transporter permease subunit, which translates into the protein MSRPPRRPDARRDARPGRRLRDALARAAVPALPFAWLLAFFGLPFLIVLKISLSDPATALPPYTPVLDWDAGVAGWSDFLAALDFENYRTLAADPLYLDAALTSLWIALAATLLLALVGYPIAYGMARAPRRLQPLLVALMVIPFWTSFLIRVYAWIAILKADGFLNQALLALGLVAQPLTILNTPAAILIGIVYAYLPFMVLPLYAVLERLDRGLIEAARDLGASREAAFLTVTLPLSAPGLAAGALLCFIPIIGEFIVPDLLGGADTLMLGRVLWSEFFSNRDWPLAAAVAVVMLLIVAGPLVLFREAEARQMERP
- a CDS encoding ABC transporter permease, encoding MSRPHPLAVAALVLGFAFLYGPILLLVAASFNASQLVTVWGGFSTRWYARLAENGPLVAATLTTLKVALASASLATVLGTLAALALDRRGGFPGRALFSGLLVAPMVMPEVIIGLSLLLLFVALGIDRGLLTIVAAHATFTLCFVAVVVQARLRGLDRTLLEAAADLGASPATVFRTVTLPLILPAVAAGFLLAFTLSMDDLVIASFVSGPGATTLPMRLYSQVRLGVTPEINAISTLLIATVALGVLVASLLTARRS